A single region of the Methanothermobacter sp. K4 genome encodes:
- a CDS encoding zinc dependent phospholipase C family protein: MRSIFIAALLILVALQIQGASAWSVKNHHDIAERVYHAMPSDVQNRLSLDEMKNGADDPDTVFFDFEYHVYPYNLEKASFWLDQGKISYDSGNYTYSSYCYGVASHYISDGICGPHKSPGSSRYLHTVYEIRAMMLEPVMVPVPHDPEGEAMKLWSSWVSDGDDSCISGALDLACSVSYREIMGSIGS; encoded by the coding sequence ATGAGGTCTATTTTTATAGCCGCACTCCTGATTCTTGTGGCATTACAGATTCAGGGGGCATCAGCATGGTCTGTAAAGAATCATCATGATATTGCAGAGAGGGTCTATCATGCAATGCCCTCTGATGTTCAAAACCGTCTGAGCCTTGATGAGATGAAGAATGGGGCAGATGACCCTGACACGGTTTTCTTTGATTTTGAATATCATGTATACCCATATAACCTTGAAAAGGCCAGTTTCTGGTTAGATCAGGGGAAAATCAGCTATGATTCAGGTAACTACACTTATTCCAGTTACTGCTATGGTGTTGCAAGCCACTACATCTCTGATGGAATCTGCGGTCCACACAAATCCCCTGGATCCAGCAGGTACCTCCACACGGTCTATGAGATACGTGCAATGATGCTTGAACCTGTAATGGTTCCTGTCCCCCATGACCCTGAAGGGGAGGCAATGAAACTCTGGAGTTCCTGGGTTTCTGATGGTGACGACTCATGCATATCAGGGGCACTTGACCTGGCATGCAGTGTATCCTATAGGGAGATCATGGGGTCAATAGGGTCATAA
- the aqpM gene encoding aquaporin AqpM — translation MVSLTKRCIAEFIGTFFLVFFGAGSAAVTLMIASGGTSPNPFNIGIGLLGGLGDWVAIGLAFGFAIAASIYALGNISGCHINPAVTIGLWSVKKFPGREVVPYIIAQLLGAAFGSFIFLQCAGIGAATVGGLGATAPFPGISYWQAMLAEIVGTFLLMITAMGVAVDRRAPKGFAGIVIGLTVAGIITTLGNISGSSLNPARTFGPYLNDMIFAGTNLWNYYPIYVIGPIVGAVLAALTYQYLTSE, via the coding sequence ATGGTATCCCTTACAAAAAGGTGCATAGCTGAGTTTATAGGAACCTTCTTCCTGGTGTTCTTTGGTGCCGGGTCAGCCGCAGTAACACTCATGATAGCATCGGGTGGCACATCCCCCAACCCATTCAATATTGGAATAGGGCTCCTTGGGGGCCTCGGGGACTGGGTTGCGATAGGCCTCGCCTTTGGTTTTGCAATAGCTGCCAGCATATATGCCCTGGGAAACATCTCGGGCTGCCACATAAACCCGGCAGTTACCATAGGGTTGTGGTCTGTTAAGAAGTTCCCTGGACGTGAAGTCGTACCCTACATCATCGCACAGCTCCTTGGAGCTGCATTCGGGAGCTTCATATTCCTCCAGTGTGCCGGTATAGGAGCGGCCACCGTTGGCGGGCTGGGGGCAACAGCACCATTCCCTGGGATCAGCTACTGGCAGGCAATGCTTGCAGAGATAGTTGGTACATTCCTCCTCATGATCACCGCAATGGGTGTTGCCGTTGATAGGAGGGCCCCTAAGGGATTTGCAGGGATAGTTATAGGGCTCACGGTTGCCGGTATAATCACAACACTGGGTAACATAAGTGGAAGCTCACTGAACCCGGCACGTACCTTCGGTCCCTACCTCAATGACATGATCTTCGCAGGCACTAACCTCTGGAACTACTACCCCATCTATGTCATAGGCCCCATTGTGGGGGCGGTTCTTGCAGCACTCACCTACCAGTATCTCACATCGGAATAA
- a CDS encoding heme-binding protein has translation MTESPDYEVELGDGDFEIRRYPGYILAQVDVEGNFRDAMLRGFSILADYIFGNNRRREEIPMTSPVTGVRLGEKIPMAAPVTEERVDEGGVYRISFTMPSSYTLETLPEPIDKRIRFRVEKNQRFAVYKFSGRVNERMVEEKIAEFREWLRKNSIKPGSSFIIAQYNHPAVPGFLRRNEILVKI, from the coding sequence TTGACTGAGAGTCCAGATTATGAGGTTGAACTGGGGGACGGTGACTTTGAGATAAGGCGCTATCCGGGTTACATTCTCGCGCAGGTGGATGTTGAGGGAAACTTCAGGGATGCGATGCTGAGGGGATTTTCCATCCTTGCAGACTACATTTTCGGTAATAACCGGCGCAGGGAGGAGATCCCAATGACATCCCCTGTAACGGGAGTCAGGCTGGGAGAGAAAATACCAATGGCGGCACCGGTGACAGAGGAGAGGGTCGATGAGGGGGGAGTCTACAGGATATCATTTACAATGCCATCCTCATACACCCTTGAAACACTTCCAGAGCCCATTGACAAACGTATAAGGTTCAGGGTTGAGAAAAATCAGAGGTTTGCCGTCTATAAATTTTCAGGAAGGGTCAATGAGAGAATGGTTGAGGAGAAAATTGCTGAATTCAGGGAATGGCTCAGAAAAAATTCCATAAAACCCGGGTCCAGCTTTATAATTGCCCAGTACAACCATCCCGCAGTTCCCGGTTTCCTGCGGAGGAATGAGATCCTTGTGAAGATATGA
- a CDS encoding pseudomurein-binding repeat-containing protein, with protein MQLKGVILFMTALVLFSVNLSGAAAVDIFLTSDCITGNCSSDIENLNLIKSCIENESEHNVTVDPKAPKPGEGCRAISCTPQGGVAIYLAASCPGAMREVAKLAATTSKGVIFVNTGRLNLKNTYMLRRAWDDNFSTRYFAGIKYPYRFLTSAGVRIIQPNIDCPGASWEEKCRFIASEIMRILNETPGIVQKNGRFYNSKLIAYHRIDPAVMAGVADGIHTDLKNGRKLKRTYNGYRPETFLLMVTDYMNGPIRYIKVRGPSNPGVKSTFHGYLSRTEYRKLAADVNRYMRRYLRAPNYIMFENGIIGYRDLLRMYSGITRTHTSSKKMQLPSSVKI; from the coding sequence TTGCAATTGAAGGGAGTTATACTGTTCATGACAGCCCTTGTCCTTTTTTCAGTGAATCTCAGTGGCGCAGCTGCAGTTGATATATTCCTCACATCAGACTGCATAACAGGCAACTGCTCCTCTGACATTGAAAACCTCAACCTCATCAAGAGCTGCATTGAAAACGAAAGTGAACACAATGTTACAGTGGACCCCAAAGCCCCGAAACCAGGTGAGGGTTGCCGTGCCATAAGCTGCACTCCTCAGGGCGGAGTCGCGATTTACCTTGCAGCCTCCTGCCCCGGGGCAATGAGGGAAGTCGCTAAACTTGCAGCAACCACATCCAAGGGCGTGATATTTGTAAATACAGGGCGGCTCAACCTCAAAAATACCTACATGCTGAGAAGAGCATGGGATGACAACTTCTCCACCAGGTACTTTGCAGGTATCAAATACCCTTACAGGTTCCTCACCTCCGCAGGTGTAAGAATCATACAGCCAAACATTGACTGTCCCGGTGCCTCATGGGAGGAGAAGTGCCGCTTCATTGCATCGGAGATCATGCGAATCCTGAATGAAACTCCAGGGATTGTTCAGAAGAATGGGAGATTCTACAACAGCAAACTCATAGCATACCACCGCATTGACCCTGCGGTGATGGCTGGTGTGGCTGATGGAATACACACTGACCTGAAAAACGGCAGGAAACTCAAAAGAACCTACAATGGTTACAGACCAGAAACATTCCTTCTCATGGTAACAGACTACATGAACGGACCCATAAGGTACATAAAGGTAAGGGGACCCTCAAATCCTGGCGTCAAGAGCACATTCCATGGTTACCTCTCAAGGACCGAATACCGGAAACTTGCAGCCGATGTCAACAGGTACATGAGAAGGTATCTTAGGGCACCAAACTATATAATGTTCGAAAATGGAATAATAGGCTACAGGGACCTCCTCAGAATGTACTCAGGGATTACAAGAACCCACACATCCAGTAAAAAAATGCAGCTACCCTCATCCGTGAAAATTTAA
- a CDS encoding TIGR04083 family peptide-modifying radical SAM enzyme — MAFHVMIIPSMNCPSDCSYCWGVDRDSKVMDTETVREMVSWLRDFRKEPATFTFHGGEPLLAGYEFYRTTLELISAELDFLKPAFAIQTNLWLMTNELAELFAEYSIPIGSSLDGPREINDHQRGDGYFDKTMKGYEIARRHGLKVSFISTFTSHSIRRKEDIFEFFLENKMNMKLHPALPSLKSPDPEEWAITAEEYGDLLLYLLERYLEHFGEIEIQNIDHFAKSAFLRRGVVCTHADCVGNTFAVDPYGDIYPCYRFVGMKDYIMGNVSDRPSMEELNESDALRSLYEWRKMVDDECGDCEFYRYCLGGCPYNAITVENGVRRIDGVDHQCQAYRMIFAEINRRANREFLESGILGGQKKKSRPGVLDIMMK; from the coding sequence ATGGCGTTCCATGTTATGATCATCCCATCAATGAACTGTCCCTCGGACTGCAGCTACTGCTGGGGTGTTGACCGGGACTCCAAGGTAATGGACACTGAAACAGTGAGGGAAATGGTTTCATGGCTGAGGGATTTCAGAAAAGAACCCGCCACATTCACATTCCATGGAGGAGAACCTCTCCTTGCAGGCTACGAATTTTACAGGACAACTCTGGAGCTGATATCCGCTGAACTTGATTTTCTAAAGCCCGCGTTTGCCATCCAGACAAACCTGTGGCTCATGACCAACGAACTGGCTGAGCTCTTTGCAGAGTACAGCATACCCATCGGCTCAAGCCTTGATGGTCCAAGGGAGATAAATGATCACCAGAGGGGTGATGGTTACTTCGATAAAACCATGAAGGGTTATGAGATAGCCAGGAGGCACGGTCTGAAGGTGAGCTTCATAAGCACATTCACATCCCACTCCATAAGGAGAAAGGAGGATATATTCGAGTTCTTCCTTGAGAATAAAATGAATATGAAGCTCCACCCGGCCCTCCCATCCCTCAAGAGCCCTGACCCCGAGGAGTGGGCCATAACCGCAGAGGAGTACGGGGATCTTCTCCTCTACCTCCTTGAGAGGTACCTTGAGCACTTTGGTGAAATCGAAATACAGAACATTGACCACTTTGCAAAGAGCGCGTTCCTCCGCAGGGGTGTTGTGTGCACACACGCGGACTGTGTGGGGAATACATTTGCAGTTGATCCCTACGGGGATATATACCCCTGTTATCGCTTCGTGGGTATGAAGGATTACATAATGGGTAACGTATCTGATAGGCCCAGCATGGAGGAACTCAATGAGAGTGATGCCCTCAGATCCCTCTATGAGTGGAGAAAAATGGTTGATGATGAATGCGGTGACTGTGAATTCTACAGATACTGCCTCGGTGGATGCCCATACAATGCCATAACAGTTGAGAATGGAGTGAGGAGGATAGACGGTGTCGACCATCAGTGCCAGGCCTACAGGATGATCTTCGCTGAAATCAACAGGAGGGCCAACAGGGAGTTTCTTGAATCTGGAATCCTCGGAGGGCAGAAGAAGAAATCAAGACCCGGCGTGCTGGATATAATGATGAAATAA
- a CDS encoding C39 family peptidase codes for MRKSFLWGLLILFTFAVSFNAAAAAETPQDNNNPTDPMELSTADNPEGNFTDPAEFTIDDNITADTTGVVMQTRNYTCGPAALATLLQNLRINTTEDELADLAETTEDGTTMEGLIKAAKAKGVNAVAKRVSVENLKPGMIVYMDGHYSVIRDVDNETVSLADPSLGKISRPLEEFKEEYSGVALLITGNSTSADGTGDNISENTTEEPSPEKIENIKGRYHTSYTEYRKVYVRVEYRWVCGWHKEVVGGIHTIFGTFPLYREVWGWYRVYDPHYELRVIAIKR; via the coding sequence ATGAGAAAGTCGTTTCTTTGGGGTTTGCTGATTCTCTTCACATTCGCAGTATCCTTTAACGCTGCTGCGGCCGCAGAAACCCCACAGGATAACAACAACCCCACCGATCCCATGGAACTATCCACAGCAGATAACCCTGAAGGGAACTTCACGGATCCAGCAGAGTTCACCATAGACGATAACATCACAGCCGACACCACAGGAGTGGTTATGCAGACCAGGAACTACACCTGCGGGCCGGCAGCACTCGCCACACTACTCCAGAACCTCAGAATAAACACAACCGAAGACGAACTCGCAGACCTCGCCGAGACCACAGAAGACGGAACAACAATGGAGGGACTCATCAAAGCAGCAAAGGCAAAAGGCGTGAATGCAGTCGCAAAGAGGGTTTCTGTAGAAAACCTGAAACCTGGGATGATAGTCTACATGGACGGTCATTACAGTGTCATAAGAGATGTGGATAATGAGACAGTTTCACTGGCAGACCCCAGCCTCGGGAAGATATCAAGACCGCTTGAAGAATTTAAAGAGGAATACAGTGGTGTAGCACTACTCATAACTGGAAACAGCACATCAGCGGACGGAACAGGGGATAACATCTCAGAAAACACCACAGAAGAACCATCGCCAGAAAAAATTGAAAACATAAAAGGAAGATATCACACAAGCTACACGGAATACAGGAAAGTATACGTGCGTGTAGAATATCGGTGGGTCTGTGGGTGGCACAAAGAGGTTGTAGGAGGTATACATACAATATTTGGAACTTTTCCACTTTACAGAGAAGTATGGGGCTGGTACAGAGTCTATGATCCGCACTATGAACTAAGAGTCATAGCCATTAAGAGGTGA
- a CDS encoding SagB/ThcOx family dehydrogenase has translation MNEIERNRYFLKDSIRKRIDFSKTPQSMGVAAPPFEKPWSEDAEMVDLPVLDWAEMVDVNIVSCIRNRKSRRSYTDRPLKLEELSFLLWATQGIRMIAGHSAFRTVPSAGCRHTFETYLAVFNVEGLEVGLYRYIPSVHRLLVEYLDDNLSQRIVEASFDQRFTGESAVTFIWTTIPYRMEWRYGLAAHRVILIDAGHVCQNLYLACEAIGAGTCAVAAYDQEYLDEVLGVDGVDEFAIYMAPVGKV, from the coding sequence ATGAATGAGATTGAAAGGAACCGTTACTTCCTGAAGGACAGTATAAGGAAAAGGATTGATTTTTCAAAAACACCCCAGAGCATGGGGGTGGCTGCACCACCATTCGAGAAGCCGTGGTCAGAGGATGCTGAAATGGTGGACCTCCCGGTACTTGACTGGGCCGAAATGGTGGATGTGAATATTGTAAGCTGCATAAGAAACCGTAAGAGCCGCAGGAGTTACACTGACAGGCCACTCAAACTTGAGGAACTTTCATTTCTTCTCTGGGCCACGCAGGGGATAAGGATGATTGCAGGTCACAGTGCCTTCCGCACCGTCCCATCAGCCGGATGCAGACACACCTTTGAAACGTACCTCGCAGTCTTCAATGTGGAGGGCCTTGAGGTGGGCCTCTACAGGTACATACCATCGGTGCACCGCTTGCTGGTGGAGTACCTTGACGATAACCTCTCCCAGAGGATAGTGGAGGCATCCTTCGACCAGCGATTCACCGGAGAATCCGCTGTGACATTCATCTGGACCACGATACCATACAGGATGGAGTGGAGGTATGGTCTTGCGGCCCACAGGGTGATCCTCATTGACGCGGGACATGTCTGCCAGAACCTCTACCTTGCCTGCGAGGCCATAGGTGCCGGTACATGTGCGGTTGCAGCCTATGACCAGGAGTACCTTGATGAGGTGCTGGGGGTTGATGGTGTGGATGAATTCGCCATTTACATGGCACCCGTTGGAAAGGTTTAA
- a CDS encoding glutamate synthase-related protein has protein sequence MVQILLTEPEKCDGCNKCVEACEEVLGRSAIFLNKMDTGYHAIVCQQCVDPSCARGCFRDAIQRENGAVKISQESCVGCKLCMLMCPIGAITYTEDGMVKCDQQCMEAPGDTPACVAACEQGCLEALDVMEYVNDIQRGFEIKKPSASSITPSSPSSDLAAATQGLCVFCGTCEIVCPTDAIEIVEDHAEIDKTKCIMCGSCLAACPVLLPTGAGSIWDPRTIADIRYTSKAGKYVLRGFGTERRLPNFDDIIILPAQASIPPVDKYREPCNTSVVLGDRFAEEPLVLQTPVLIAGMSFGALSKESKLAMAKGTSLVGSCANTGEGGMLPEERELADNLMVQYSSGRFGVSSDYLNVADAIEVKIGQGAKPGMGGHLLAEKVSPEVAKIRGIPEGTDALSPARFLDATREGDLAKHIELLREVTDWRVPIVVKLGPGRVYEDVQIAAEAGADVISVDGMEGGTGAAPEVVIEHTGVPTLAALVQAVNGLNDIGLKDEVDLIITGGIRSGADVAKAMAMGADAVYIGTGAMIAMGCRACRMCYTGKCPVGVATQDPVLRERMDVDLAARRVANYIKSMTEEAKMLAQLAGHDDIRKFSPDDLRALDTNTAEITGLKLINQ, from the coding sequence ATGGTGCAGATACTCTTAACAGAACCTGAAAAATGTGACGGGTGCAACAAGTGTGTGGAGGCCTGTGAGGAGGTCCTTGGAAGAAGTGCCATATTCCTCAACAAGATGGACACGGGATACCATGCAATTGTATGCCAGCAGTGTGTTGACCCATCATGTGCAAGGGGATGCTTCAGGGATGCCATCCAGAGGGAAAACGGTGCGGTGAAAATCAGCCAGGAGTCATGTGTGGGCTGCAAACTCTGCATGCTCATGTGCCCCATAGGTGCCATAACCTACACAGAGGATGGAATGGTTAAGTGCGACCAGCAGTGCATGGAAGCCCCTGGGGATACACCTGCATGTGTGGCTGCCTGTGAACAGGGCTGCCTGGAGGCCCTTGACGTTATGGAGTACGTGAACGACATTCAGAGGGGCTTTGAAATCAAAAAACCCAGCGCATCATCCATAACACCCTCATCACCATCATCAGACCTTGCAGCAGCAACACAGGGACTCTGCGTATTCTGCGGTACCTGTGAAATAGTCTGTCCCACAGACGCAATAGAGATCGTCGAGGACCATGCCGAGATAGATAAGACCAAGTGTATCATGTGCGGTTCATGCCTCGCAGCATGCCCGGTTCTTCTGCCAACCGGTGCAGGAAGCATATGGGACCCAAGGACAATCGCGGATATCCGGTACACATCCAAGGCAGGTAAATATGTCCTCAGGGGATTCGGTACAGAAAGGAGGCTCCCAAACTTTGACGATATAATAATACTCCCTGCCCAGGCATCAATTCCCCCTGTTGACAAGTACAGGGAGCCCTGCAACACCAGCGTGGTGCTGGGTGACAGATTCGCAGAGGAACCACTGGTCCTCCAGACCCCTGTACTCATCGCGGGTATGTCCTTCGGTGCCCTCAGCAAGGAGAGCAAACTGGCCATGGCCAAGGGCACATCCCTCGTGGGATCCTGCGCCAACACAGGTGAGGGTGGAATGCTCCCCGAGGAGAGGGAACTTGCAGATAACCTCATGGTACAGTACTCCAGCGGCCGCTTCGGTGTATCCTCAGACTACCTCAACGTGGCAGATGCAATCGAGGTCAAGATAGGTCAGGGCGCAAAGCCAGGAATGGGGGGGCACCTCCTGGCAGAGAAGGTGAGCCCTGAGGTTGCAAAGATCCGTGGAATACCCGAAGGAACAGATGCCCTCAGCCCTGCCCGTTTCCTTGACGCCACAAGGGAGGGTGACCTTGCAAAGCACATAGAACTCCTCAGGGAGGTCACCGACTGGAGGGTACCGATTGTTGTCAAACTTGGACCTGGAAGGGTCTACGAGGACGTCCAGATCGCCGCCGAGGCCGGTGCAGATGTGATCTCAGTTGATGGAATGGAGGGTGGAACAGGTGCTGCACCTGAGGTTGTGATAGAGCATACAGGTGTTCCGACACTTGCTGCCCTTGTGCAGGCGGTTAACGGCCTCAATGATATCGGGCTCAAGGATGAGGTTGACCTCATCATAACAGGTGGTATCAGGAGCGGTGCCGACGTAGCCAAGGCAATGGCAATGGGTGCAGATGCAGTCTACATCGGTACCGGTGCAATGATCGCCATGGGATGCCGTGCCTGCCGCATGTGCTACACCGGTAAGTGTCCTGTTGGTGTGGCAACACAGGACCCTGTCCTCAGGGAGAGGATGGACGTGGACCTTGCAGCCAGAAGGGTTGCCAATTACATAAAGTCCATGACCGAGGAGGCCAAGATGCTGGCACAGCTTGCAGGCCACGACGACATAAGGAAATTCAGCCCTGATGACCTGCGTGCACTGGACACCAATACAGCGGAGATCACTGGACTTAAACTCATAAACCAGTGA
- a CDS encoding ArsR family transcriptional regulator gives MKTLVSNLRGRCLFDVAVKAQIDGLISVQAEDFNDSCLEKFIKGGIIRVEGRNPIEAARKIAEVIRGAKKHGEVYVAFDGSDLGGLLSFLAHREGVAGIYTCFGDSAVRLPPLKLDISDTRLRILEALEEESLNAVLIARKVGISRAMVYKHLSGLMDMGLVEQSQMFERYSITDAGKLVII, from the coding sequence ATGAAGACACTTGTGAGTAACCTGAGGGGAAGGTGCCTCTTTGATGTGGCTGTGAAGGCCCAGATAGATGGGCTTATATCAGTACAGGCAGAGGACTTCAATGACTCATGTCTTGAAAAGTTCATAAAGGGGGGCATTATTCGGGTTGAGGGGCGAAACCCGATCGAGGCTGCCAGAAAGATAGCAGAGGTTATAAGGGGCGCTAAAAAGCATGGGGAGGTCTATGTTGCATTTGATGGAAGTGACCTTGGAGGTCTACTATCATTTTTGGCCCACCGTGAGGGAGTGGCAGGTATCTACACATGTTTTGGGGATTCTGCGGTGCGTTTACCCCCACTGAAACTTGACATATCTGATACCAGGCTCAGGATACTCGAGGCCCTTGAGGAGGAAAGTCTCAATGCGGTTTTAATTGCAAGGAAGGTTGGCATTTCAAGGGCTATGGTCTACAAGCACCTCTCCGGTCTGATGGATATGGGGCTTGTGGAACAGTCCCAGATGTTTGAGAGGTACTCAATTACCGATGCGGGTAAACTTGTTATAATCTAA
- a CDS encoding tributyrin esterase translates to MTVQEMKIAGDGLSTRDINRKIKEGLRENIKKFSIESNAELDSIVVGIREDAEFILSGRFGDFVGALNHGPKIEIHGKTGRYVGNNMTAGEIIVHGDADDGVGFGTYNGTIVVHGDAGDGIGQLNKGGVIIIDGDIGDLAGLYMLSGDLIITGDTGKDIGDWIIGGNIYVGGEFETGTNAKVMEPERNDLDKLSSLFSRYSIDASPEEFKKIQRKEIRPFYG, encoded by the coding sequence ATGACTGTTCAGGAGATGAAAATCGCAGGTGATGGTCTCTCAACAAGGGACATCAACAGGAAGATAAAGGAAGGGCTGAGGGAGAACATAAAGAAATTCAGCATAGAGAGCAACGCTGAACTGGACTCCATTGTTGTGGGTATAAGGGAGGATGCAGAGTTCATCCTCAGTGGACGGTTCGGTGACTTCGTTGGAGCCCTCAACCACGGACCAAAGATAGAGATTCATGGAAAAACCGGGAGATACGTCGGCAACAACATGACTGCGGGGGAAATAATCGTCCATGGCGATGCAGACGATGGTGTGGGTTTTGGAACCTACAACGGGACAATAGTCGTCCATGGAGACGCAGGTGATGGAATCGGGCAGCTCAACAAGGGCGGTGTAATCATAATCGATGGAGACATAGGTGACCTTGCAGGTCTCTACATGCTGAGCGGAGACCTCATAATAACGGGTGACACAGGTAAGGATATAGGTGACTGGATAATCGGCGGCAACATATACGTTGGTGGAGAATTCGAAACCGGAACCAATGCAAAGGTCATGGAACCTGAAAGGAACGACCTGGACAAGCTATCATCACTCTTCAGCAGATACTCAATAGACGCCTCTCCAGAGGAATTCAAAAAAATACAGCGCAAGGAGATACGTCCATTCTACGGTTAG
- a CDS encoding TIGR04165 family Cys-rich peptide encodes MKMEEFLKECPVCGCRDKVVKRRFLDEHKSRTSMKEIVCEKCGHVFETAD; translated from the coding sequence ATGAAGATGGAGGAGTTTCTGAAGGAGTGCCCTGTGTGCGGCTGCCGGGACAAGGTTGTTAAGAGAAGATTCCTGGATGAGCACAAGTCAAGGACGTCCATGAAGGAAATCGTCTGTGAAAAATGTGGCCATGTCTTTGAAACCGCTGATTAG
- a CDS encoding MFS transporter encodes MDTKSRNIILVLLFAGVFMGALDIGIIGPALPAIEKSFHVDPRLASWMFASYILFFMVGTPVMAKLSDRYGRRNIYILDITLFAAGSAITALSPSYPLLILGRSLQGFGAGGIFPVASAFIGDTFPPESRGRALGIIGSVFGFSSIAGPVLAGFILPYGWEWLFLINIPVAAIIVIAGFFILPVTVKDDEGGFDVLGTIILAILVTSLAIGINQLDTADIPGSITRPIVSLPLLIAIALLPILWRVENSAGDPIIQVDLLREREVRIATAISAGNGLSQSAIVFIPSYALLALSLSESMASFSLLPFVMTMTLGAPVIGFLLDRVGSRTVMVSGSLILITGCLMMALLSSTLGLFILAEVLMGLGLITVIGAPLRYIMLSEAPPEHRASGQALLNILSSAGQLVGGAMIGGVVASIGGTGGYRYSFLLLVFVAVTIFLLSTRLKRREEQIATMKRNL; translated from the coding sequence ATGGACACAAAAAGCAGGAACATAATACTGGTGCTTCTCTTTGCCGGAGTCTTCATGGGGGCGCTCGATATAGGTATAATCGGCCCGGCGCTTCCTGCAATCGAGAAATCATTCCATGTGGACCCCCGCCTTGCATCCTGGATGTTTGCATCATACATACTCTTCTTCATGGTGGGAACACCTGTCATGGCAAAGCTCTCAGACAGGTACGGTCGGAGAAACATTTACATCCTTGACATAACCCTCTTTGCAGCGGGATCCGCCATAACAGCACTATCACCATCATATCCCCTTCTCATCCTCGGAAGATCCCTTCAGGGATTCGGTGCCGGGGGTATCTTCCCTGTTGCAAGTGCATTCATAGGGGACACGTTCCCCCCTGAGAGCCGCGGCAGGGCGCTCGGTATCATCGGATCGGTGTTCGGTTTCTCATCAATAGCAGGTCCCGTGCTTGCAGGCTTCATACTCCCCTACGGGTGGGAGTGGCTGTTCCTCATCAACATCCCGGTGGCAGCCATCATTGTTATAGCAGGGTTCTTCATACTCCCCGTCACGGTTAAGGATGATGAGGGTGGTTTTGATGTCCTGGGGACCATCATACTCGCCATACTTGTCACATCACTGGCCATTGGCATCAACCAGCTTGACACGGCAGATATCCCCGGGAGTATCACAAGGCCAATCGTGTCACTTCCCCTTTTAATCGCCATAGCACTTCTACCCATCCTCTGGCGCGTTGAAAACAGTGCCGGGGACCCCATAATACAGGTTGACCTCCTGAGGGAAAGGGAGGTCAGGATTGCAACTGCGATATCCGCAGGTAATGGCCTGTCACAGTCGGCCATCGTCTTCATACCAAGTTACGCCCTTCTGGCCCTTTCACTATCAGAATCCATGGCCAGTTTCAGTTTACTTCCATTTGTTATGACAATGACCCTTGGGGCACCTGTTATCGGTTTCCTGCTTGACAGGGTGGGGTCAAGGACCGTGATGGTCTCAGGTAGCCTCATACTTATAACAGGGTGCCTGATGATGGCCCTTCTATCATCCACCCTGGGACTCTTCATACTGGCAGAGGTTCTCATGGGCCTTGGCCTCATAACAGTTATAGGGGCCCCCCTGAGGTACATAATGCTTTCTGAGGCTCCCCCTGAACACAGGGCCTCCGGGCAGGCCCTCCTGAATATACTTTCAAGTGCCGGGCAACTGGTGGGGGGCGCCATGATTGGGGGTGTTGTGGCATCCATTGGAGGAACCGGTGGTTACAGGTATTCTTTCCTCCTCCTTGTGTTTGTCGCCGTAACGATCTTCCTCCTATCAACCCGCCTCAAGAGAAGGGAAGAACAGATTGCTACCATGAAAAGGAACCTTTAG
- a CDS encoding DUF2180 family protein: MKCYVCAEQGKDTDAVAICIVCGMGLCTEHAIREETEVWSGGYPFPAEKVRGTLPRILCPYCYNVMKED; encoded by the coding sequence ATGAAATGCTATGTATGTGCAGAGCAGGGAAAGGATACCGATGCTGTGGCCATATGCATTGTCTGCGGTATGGGCCTCTGCACTGAACACGCAATACGTGAGGAAACAGAGGTATGGAGTGGCGGCTACCCATTCCCTGCAGAGAAGGTCAGGGGAACCCTGCCCAGGATACTCTGCCCCTACTGCTACAACGTCATGAAGGAGGACTAG